From the genome of Fibrobacterota bacterium, one region includes:
- a CDS encoding Smr/MutS family protein, whose translation MSRKPGKRKDPLDGKGPARLLIEVDEELDLHGLSIAEAMAQVELALARWTPSGGSLRVIHGHSSGASDSIKGALRRKLESVWKSRIAAVRPEPGNPGSTLIRVRNP comes from the coding sequence ATGAGCCGTAAGCCGGGCAAACGCAAGGACCCGCTCGACGGCAAGGGCCCGGCGAGGCTACTGATCGAGGTCGATGAAGAGCTCGACCTCCATGGGCTTTCCATCGCCGAAGCCATGGCTCAAGTGGAATTGGCCCTCGCGCGCTGGACCCCGTCTGGCGGCAGCCTGCGGGTGATCCACGGCCATAGCTCCGGCGCGTCCGACTCCATCAAAGGCGCCCTGCGCCGCAAGCTGGAAAGCGTCTGGAAAAGCCGGATCGCGGCCGTACGGCCCGAGCCGGGTAATCCGGGATCCACCTTGATTCGGGTCCGAAATCCTTGA
- a CDS encoding T9SS type A sorting domain-containing protein — MPFRISLLAALVCWIGVSARADEKIITGGYDLNTLSSSLSSSNRILNVRIDNYANPGELKITPAANALDTILLHRFSSDSDGVIKVDSTFIDAKGFTGTLILKNLAFRLTKSRAVLIAGFDLNQPNNHLTLDSCTLYADTLDGLFLSWQGDTASRVDIRNSWFVARGSTTNTASIQIATGSVSLSNCLFNFAGTINGSSISKRFDAFSNTANRVQFKLSGNPVGGVDPSYSFAQNLIAFHGTVNTLGGDPYYVLNALGFSDPRSSIQGNRIYSVWKGFDAPSGTKGKAGLTSMDSVYDGKASSELWDWYTDAKDPLTGLLSGNSTLRRYNVLPGRTFVDTLIGADSLRVNFKSADFPRMFRWNMGAAPDLLDSAYRPLAVLPGRLSFGPFQVDSIRDNAIAEFGKPILLDQSSGNLFLPQASTSRYNGTSVFQNRTPQARVYALVDSGNTPRGFAVEPFLPTAEKFEHIRFLRVVEAGETILKTPANENMPDSLRYLKRVFGFGTSANAPGQVTFSSKLNTIVPWSKQSEGAWFWYWRAKDTLIPVTGGVIWGDSLLYGSFNYQNHDSSFFAYLVEKLSVHAGATTKTIPGATLLSGSASGYQLYIDSSVVDPGRFGSPTKGYKFAWTGRGANDSLFLILKSPAPEAQAFAQVPGKADADLLPLTADSLGNFRIPIGPDDSGKVFFAGAKYNVLAATPFSGIVNGVSVGGLYSTTPGMLAYRDLSQSAAQKLGSNRDSVFQNTRFLGGNLDASIGLNVTRDYNLALNITKPLTSDTAETWALIAGKWVNISAVANVIGDTDRVLIRYSSQQPLPTDIVVLERFKAPDAYFKTNLDPRVDSLVFSLSPVIPGTTNPVVAYCLEVHTLGINGEMSQSPCVKQDPTVATKLPIVGKTAYAYRIVYYVGADTTTVSLPQPLVYPAQFGWNVNDAIQGNPDLIALAQGQWHLIAVPAVDTTLKALLDSSPRTATDTVRDTTMVLGLHLDKNGETKFDSTQQYDSYRMGASRAILLASSHPLALTVNHLPSSPRKSLKPEVLATKQGWNLIGNPFPVTLGKNCIKPQKPHPVRWWQLIYDVNVAGKYRWDSTLLAVPPLRGFAYYSAQAESLTIDPSDTTPPAPVAHAKIAAGSGRLRIGVESPWGGSSMALVRGAGEYPVRYLPMPSSPLELRVGGDGGFFLKPVDDLARVDEPVEIRSSREGTVRFILGESGQSPAFAIIDQSTGAIYDQSSAGEVPVSQGSHNYRLLAGDPAFVGEQTQAFLASTPSAIALSQNFPNPARGITRIAIEWPATQSRDRRATLEVLDLQGRRLALRRLDGIQVGRQLIEVDASAWKPGIYIYRLAVVTGGRVLRLQKRMLVTP, encoded by the coding sequence TTGCCTTTTCGCATCTCACTTCTAGCCGCTCTAGTTTGCTGGATAGGCGTTTCCGCCCGCGCGGACGAGAAGATCATCACGGGGGGATATGATCTCAATACATTGTCGAGCTCCCTGTCCTCATCCAACAGGATCCTCAACGTTCGCATCGACAATTACGCCAATCCCGGCGAGCTGAAGATCACCCCTGCCGCGAACGCTCTGGACACCATCCTCCTGCATCGCTTTTCCTCCGATTCCGATGGCGTAATCAAGGTGGATTCCACCTTCATCGATGCCAAAGGTTTTACCGGCACCTTGATCCTGAAGAACCTGGCCTTCCGCTTGACCAAATCGAGGGCGGTCCTGATCGCGGGCTTCGATCTGAACCAGCCCAACAATCATCTCACCCTGGATTCCTGTACCCTCTATGCAGACACCCTGGACGGCCTTTTCCTGAGCTGGCAGGGCGATACCGCCTCCCGCGTGGACATCCGGAACAGCTGGTTCGTGGCGCGCGGCAGTACGACCAACACGGCGAGCATCCAAATCGCGACGGGAAGCGTTTCCCTCTCCAATTGCCTATTCAATTTCGCCGGTACGATCAATGGATCGTCCATCTCCAAACGCTTCGATGCCTTCTCGAACACGGCCAATCGGGTGCAATTCAAGCTGAGCGGGAACCCGGTAGGCGGCGTGGACCCCAGCTATTCTTTCGCGCAGAATCTCATCGCGTTTCATGGGACCGTGAATACCTTGGGCGGGGATCCTTACTACGTCCTGAATGCCTTGGGATTCAGCGATCCCCGCTCCAGCATCCAGGGCAATCGCATATACTCGGTCTGGAAAGGTTTCGATGCGCCCAGCGGGACCAAGGGCAAGGCCGGGCTCACGTCCATGGATTCCGTTTATGACGGAAAGGCATCCAGTGAACTCTGGGATTGGTATACGGACGCCAAGGATCCCTTGACGGGATTGCTTTCCGGCAACTCCACCTTGCGGCGCTACAACGTTCTCCCGGGAAGGACCTTCGTTGATACCCTCATCGGCGCGGATTCGCTCCGCGTCAACTTCAAGTCCGCGGATTTCCCCCGCATGTTCCGCTGGAACATGGGCGCGGCGCCGGACCTGCTGGATTCCGCCTATCGGCCCCTCGCGGTCCTTCCCGGAAGGCTCTCCTTCGGCCCGTTCCAAGTGGACAGCATCCGGGACAATGCCATCGCCGAATTCGGAAAACCCATCCTGCTGGACCAATCTTCCGGGAACCTGTTCCTGCCCCAAGCGAGCACGTCAAGGTACAATGGCACGAGCGTTTTCCAGAACCGGACGCCTCAGGCGCGCGTTTACGCTTTGGTCGATTCCGGGAATACCCCGCGCGGCTTCGCCGTGGAGCCCTTCCTGCCGACCGCGGAGAAGTTCGAGCATATCCGCTTTTTGCGGGTCGTCGAAGCGGGCGAGACCATCCTGAAAACTCCCGCGAACGAGAACATGCCGGATAGCTTACGCTACCTGAAGCGGGTCTTCGGATTCGGGACTTCCGCCAACGCGCCCGGCCAGGTCACCTTCTCTTCCAAGTTGAATACGATCGTCCCATGGTCCAAGCAAAGCGAAGGCGCCTGGTTCTGGTATTGGAGGGCCAAGGACACCCTGATACCCGTTACTGGAGGGGTTATCTGGGGCGATTCGCTGCTATATGGCTCATTCAACTATCAGAACCATGACAGTTCCTTCTTTGCATACCTCGTCGAAAAATTGTCGGTACATGCGGGTGCGACCACGAAAACCATCCCGGGGGCTACCTTGCTTTCCGGGTCCGCATCGGGTTACCAGCTTTATATCGATTCTTCGGTGGTGGACCCCGGGCGCTTCGGTTCCCCGACCAAGGGCTATAAGTTCGCCTGGACCGGGCGCGGCGCGAACGATTCCTTGTTCCTCATCCTCAAGTCCCCGGCGCCGGAAGCCCAGGCTTTCGCGCAAGTCCCCGGCAAGGCTGATGCGGATCTGCTTCCGTTGACGGCGGACTCCCTGGGGAATTTCAGGATCCCCATCGGCCCGGACGATTCGGGAAAAGTCTTTTTCGCCGGGGCGAAGTATAACGTACTGGCGGCCACGCCCTTCAGCGGAATCGTGAACGGCGTGTCCGTCGGCGGCCTTTACTCCACGACTCCGGGAATGCTCGCCTACCGGGATCTTTCCCAGTCCGCTGCGCAAAAGCTGGGAAGCAACCGGGATTCCGTCTTTCAGAACACCCGCTTCCTCGGTGGGAACCTTGATGCGAGCATAGGCCTGAACGTAACGCGCGATTATAACCTCGCCTTGAACATCACCAAGCCATTGACCTCCGATACCGCTGAAACATGGGCCTTGATCGCGGGAAAGTGGGTCAATATCAGCGCGGTAGCCAATGTTATCGGTGATACGGATCGCGTATTGATCCGGTATTCGAGCCAGCAACCCTTGCCGACGGATATCGTGGTGCTGGAAAGATTCAAGGCTCCGGATGCCTATTTCAAAACCAATCTGGACCCGCGAGTGGATTCCCTGGTCTTTTCCTTGTCGCCCGTGATTCCCGGCACCACCAATCCCGTCGTGGCCTATTGCCTTGAAGTTCACACTCTCGGGATCAATGGGGAAATGAGCCAATCCCCGTGCGTGAAGCAGGATCCGACGGTTGCCACGAAACTCCCCATCGTTGGGAAAACCGCATATGCCTATCGGATCGTCTATTACGTGGGCGCCGATACGACAACGGTCTCGCTTCCCCAGCCCTTGGTATACCCGGCCCAATTCGGCTGGAACGTGAATGACGCAATACAGGGCAATCCGGATCTAATCGCATTGGCCCAAGGCCAGTGGCACCTGATCGCCGTACCCGCGGTGGATACGACCTTGAAGGCATTGCTCGATAGCTCACCCCGAACCGCCACGGATACGGTCAGGGATACCACCATGGTTCTTGGCCTTCATCTCGACAAGAACGGCGAGACGAAGTTCGATTCCACCCAGCAATACGATTCCTATCGCATGGGGGCCTCACGCGCCATCCTGCTGGCTTCCAGCCATCCCCTCGCCTTGACCGTAAATCATCTGCCTTCTTCGCCGCGGAAATCGCTCAAGCCGGAAGTCCTGGCCACTAAACAGGGATGGAACCTGATCGGCAATCCCTTTCCCGTAACGCTGGGGAAGAATTGCATCAAGCCCCAGAAGCCCCATCCGGTCCGGTGGTGGCAGCTTATTTACGACGTCAACGTCGCCGGCAAATACAGGTGGGATAGCACCCTTCTCGCGGTTCCGCCCTTACGCGGCTTCGCCTACTATTCCGCCCAAGCCGAATCCTTAACCATCGATCCGAGCGATACGACGCCTCCGGCGCCCGTGGCCCACGCCAAGATCGCCGCCGGATCCGGCCGCCTGCGCATCGGGGTCGAATCGCCCTGGGGCGGTTCCAGCATGGCCCTCGTCCGCGGGGCGGGGGAGTACCCTGTACGTTACCTGCCCATGCCTTCCTCGCCTCTCGAACTCCGCGTCGGGGGGGACGGCGGGTTTTTCCTGAAGCCCGTGGACGATCTCGCTCGCGTCGATGAACCGGTGGAAATCCGCTCCAGCCGCGAGGGCACGGTCCGTTTTATCCTAGGCGAAAGCGGGCAATCCCCAGCCTTCGCCATAATCGACCAGTCCACCGGCGCCATTTACGATCAGTCCTCCGCCGGAGAGGTCCCGGTCAGCCAAGGGAGCCATAACTATCGCCTCTTGGCAGGCGACCCCGCCTTCGTAGGCGAACAGACCCAGGCCTTCCTGGCCTCCACGCCTTCAGCCATCGCGCTTTCCCAGAACTTCCCCAATCCCGCCCGCGGCATCACCCGCATCGCGATCGAGTGGCCGGCTACGCAATCCCGGGATCGGCGCGCGACCCTGGAGGTCCTCGACTTGCAAGGCCGTCGCCTTGCCCTCCGGCGCCTGGACGGGATCCAGGTAGGCCGCCAATTGATCGAGGTGGATGCTTCGGCTTGGAAGCCGGGCATCTATATCTACCGTCTCGCCGTGGTTACGGGAGGCCGGGTCCTACGCCTCCAGAAAAGAATGTTGGTGACTCCATGA
- the nth gene encoding endonuclease III: MTRKEKAQGIMAFLDRLYPNPPIPLYHTNPYTLCIAVLLSAHTTDKSVNAATPALFDLADNPKAMVKLGPEKIRALIQKVGLSNTKSRNVWNLSRILLEKHGGELPRNFEELEELPGVGHKTASVVMCQAFGVPAFPVDTHIHRLAQRWGLSDGRTVEKTEADLKAVFPKEKWTKLHLQIIYYGREYCPARNHDLAKCPLCERFGTALVKKASRVRKKIPTCPVHAR, from the coding sequence ATGACCAGGAAAGAAAAAGCGCAGGGTATCATGGCGTTCCTGGACCGCTTATACCCCAATCCGCCCATCCCGCTTTACCATACCAATCCATATACCCTATGCATCGCGGTATTGCTTTCGGCGCACACCACCGATAAGTCGGTCAACGCCGCCACGCCCGCCCTTTTCGACCTGGCGGATAACCCGAAGGCCATGGTGAAGCTCGGTCCCGAAAAGATCCGCGCCCTGATCCAGAAGGTGGGGCTCTCCAACACCAAGAGCCGCAATGTCTGGAACCTGTCGCGTATCCTTTTGGAGAAGCATGGGGGCGAACTGCCACGGAACTTCGAAGAGCTGGAAGAGCTGCCCGGGGTGGGGCATAAGACCGCCTCCGTGGTCATGTGCCAGGCATTCGGGGTTCCGGCCTTCCCCGTCGACACCCATATCCACCGGCTGGCCCAGCGCTGGGGGCTTTCCGACGGTCGCACGGTGGAGAAGACCGAAGCGGATCTGAAGGCGGTCTTCCCGAAGGAGAAGTGGACCAAGCTCCACTTGCAAATCATTTATTACGGCAGGGAATACTGCCCGGCCCGGAACCATGACCTGGCAAAGTGCCCCCTTTGCGAACGTTTCGGGACCGCCCTCGTCAAGAAGGCGTCCCGCGTTCGTAAGAAGATCCCGACCTGCCCCGTCCATGCCCGATGA
- the rfaD gene encoding ADP-glyceromanno-heptose 6-epimerase: MIIVTGAAGFIGSALAWRLNQVGRTNLLLVDELDKSSKWKNLVPLAYQDYADKLDFLETLRAGSLDDVEVEAVFHMGACSSTTETDAGYLTRNNFEYSKALAEWCLDRPRPIRLVYASSAATYGDGSQGYRDDHVLLASLRPLNPYGHSKHMFDLWNLRHGNLDRVVGLKFFNVFGPNEYHKGDMMSMVAKAYLQIREGAAVRLFKSHRPDYGDGLQLRDFLYVKDAVDAALHFLDPAAPGGIYNVGSGQARTWLDLARALFRELGQEPRVEFVPMPESIRDTYQYRTQAGIAKLRAAGYAAPIRGLEEAVADYVPYLDAGFRVLGWS, from the coding sequence TTGATCATCGTGACGGGAGCGGCCGGATTCATCGGCAGCGCCCTGGCCTGGCGCTTGAATCAGGTCGGCCGCACCAACCTGCTTTTGGTGGACGAGCTTGATAAAAGCTCGAAGTGGAAGAACCTCGTGCCTTTGGCATACCAGGACTACGCGGACAAGCTCGATTTCCTGGAGACGTTACGGGCCGGAAGCCTGGACGACGTGGAGGTGGAAGCGGTCTTCCACATGGGAGCGTGCTCCTCGACCACCGAGACGGACGCGGGCTACCTGACCCGCAACAATTTCGAGTACAGCAAGGCGCTGGCCGAATGGTGCTTGGATCGGCCCCGGCCCATCCGCCTGGTTTATGCTTCTTCCGCGGCCACGTACGGCGACGGAAGCCAGGGATACCGCGACGATCATGTCTTGCTGGCTTCCCTGCGGCCGCTCAACCCCTACGGCCATTCCAAACACATGTTCGATTTGTGGAACCTGCGCCACGGGAACCTGGATCGCGTGGTGGGCCTGAAGTTCTTCAATGTCTTCGGGCCTAACGAATACCATAAGGGCGACATGATGAGCATGGTGGCGAAAGCCTATCTCCAGATCCGGGAGGGCGCCGCGGTGCGCCTTTTCAAATCCCATCGCCCGGATTACGGGGACGGCCTGCAACTGCGGGATTTCCTCTACGTGAAGGACGCCGTGGACGCGGCTTTGCATTTTCTGGATCCGGCCGCGCCGGGAGGGATCTACAACGTGGGAAGCGGGCAGGCGCGCACCTGGCTGGACCTGGCCCGAGCCTTGTTCCGGGAGTTGGGACAGGAGCCCAGGGTGGAATTCGTTCCCATGCCCGAATCCATCCGGGATACCTATCAATACCGGACCCAGGCCGGTATCGCCAAGCTTCGCGCCGCCGGGTACGCGGCGCCGATCCGGGGGCTGGAGGAAGCCGTCGCGGATTACGTCCCCTACCTCGACGCCGGTTTCCGCGTCCTCGGCTGGTCCTAA
- a CDS encoding nucleotide sugar dehydrogenase, with translation MKFEKNILCIGAGYVGGPTMTKIAEKCPSYKVTVVDINKERIDAWNSPNIPIYEPGLDEVVVKARGRNLFFSTETDRGIREADIIFVSVNTPTKTFGQGAGKAADLQYWEKTARQILANSDSNKIIIEKSTLPVRTAEAMERILNANSKGIHFEVLSNPEFLAEGSAMQDLEKPDRVLIGSRETPEGLKARKEVVDIYAHWVPRANILESNVWSAELSKLTANAFLAQRISSINSISALCERTEADVDEVAYAIGTDSRIGPRFLRASVGFGGSCFQKDILNLVYICHSYGLHEVADYWESVVKLNQWQQKRFIQNMLMNMFNTVAGKRIALFGFAFKANTGDTRESPALAITRGLLEERAEVIITDPKAIPHAREDLKDVKSGVTFETDPYKAAEGAHAIAIMTEWKQYQDLDYERILKSMPQPAFLFDGRNILDHRKLFKLGFNVFAIGKSPLKHF, from the coding sequence ATGAAGTTCGAGAAAAACATCCTGTGCATCGGCGCCGGCTACGTTGGCGGCCCCACCATGACCAAGATCGCCGAGAAGTGCCCGTCCTATAAGGTCACGGTGGTGGACATCAACAAAGAGCGGATCGATGCCTGGAACAGCCCGAACATCCCTATCTACGAGCCCGGCCTCGACGAGGTGGTGGTAAAGGCGCGCGGCCGCAACCTCTTCTTCTCGACCGAAACCGATCGGGGCATCCGCGAGGCGGATATCATCTTCGTATCGGTGAACACGCCGACGAAGACGTTCGGGCAAGGGGCGGGCAAGGCGGCGGACTTGCAATACTGGGAGAAGACCGCCCGCCAGATCCTGGCGAACTCCGACAGCAACAAGATCATCATCGAGAAGTCGACCCTGCCGGTACGCACCGCCGAGGCCATGGAGCGCATCCTCAACGCCAATAGCAAAGGGATTCATTTCGAAGTGCTGTCCAATCCCGAGTTCCTGGCGGAAGGCAGCGCCATGCAGGACCTGGAAAAACCGGATCGGGTTTTGATCGGTTCGCGCGAAACCCCGGAAGGGCTGAAGGCGCGCAAGGAAGTGGTGGACATCTACGCCCACTGGGTACCCCGCGCGAATATCCTCGAGTCCAACGTGTGGAGCGCGGAACTCTCCAAGCTCACCGCCAACGCCTTCCTGGCCCAGCGCATTTCGTCCATCAATTCCATCTCCGCCTTATGCGAACGCACCGAAGCCGACGTCGACGAAGTGGCCTACGCCATCGGCACCGACTCCCGCATCGGGCCGCGGTTCCTGAGGGCCAGCGTAGGTTTCGGCGGCTCCTGCTTCCAAAAGGATATCCTTAACCTGGTTTACATTTGCCACAGCTACGGCCTGCACGAGGTAGCCGATTACTGGGAGTCCGTGGTTAAGCTGAACCAGTGGCAGCAGAAGCGCTTCATCCAGAACATGCTAATGAACATGTTCAATACCGTGGCGGGCAAGCGCATCGCCCTGTTCGGCTTCGCCTTCAAGGCCAATACCGGGGACACCCGCGAGTCCCCTGCCCTGGCCATCACGCGCGGACTGCTGGAAGAGCGCGCCGAGGTCATCATAACCGATCCCAAGGCCATCCCGCATGCGAGGGAGGATCTAAAGGACGTGAAGTCCGGCGTGACCTTTGAAACGGATCCCTACAAGGCGGCGGAAGGCGCGCATGCCATCGCGATCATGACGGAGTGGAAGCAGTACCAGGATCTCGACTACGAGCGCATCCTGAAATCGATGCCTCAGCCCGCCTTCCTATTCGACGGGCGCAATATCCTGGATCACAGGAAGTTGTTCAAGCTGGGTTTCAACGTGTTCGCGATTGGCAAGTCGCCGCTGAAGCACTTCTGA